One window of the Streptomyces asoensis genome contains the following:
- a CDS encoding MFS transporter, translated as MTSTSPGPSLTASSARTSERWNRRLVALLVALIWPTQLLAVAGIVTANTTADIAQRFHTTQVAWFSLIVTMVSTLLIPFVIKAGDRYGRRRIMLAMIGLGVVGDIVAAMAGSFWLLLVGRGIAACYAPFAALSFPAVRDLFPARMVKQASAILGGSMGLVGVVGPLLAGWLIDAGGYRAALWFIAGATAVAFVLVALLVPETPRHDFQNGFDWLGGTLLGGGLTAVVYAVGQGGSWGWTSGATLGWTAGGLLALVAFVLVERNSAHPILDLRVLGRRPVALTVSAAAVGQATALAMASMGILLALYPAIPGVSDGLGWTSTHNARIGLTWNLVMLGTGFAAGRLLRKADARLLWGVGLGLGAAGYGLMGLFHADATELVLTACLANLGTGLIVSIAPVLVLGVVSVEEQGQGSGLMQMLFNFFGTVVPAVCFAVLAAHSTVLKGTAFYLDAGYTWVFWTGALILLAALAVSLFIPAPRDPAESDGAPAS; from the coding sequence GTGACATCGACGTCTCCAGGCCCCTCGCTCACGGCATCGTCCGCCCGGACCTCCGAACGCTGGAACCGCCGGCTGGTGGCCTTGCTGGTGGCCCTGATCTGGCCGACGCAGCTGCTGGCCGTCGCCGGCATCGTCACGGCCAACACGACGGCCGACATCGCGCAACGCTTCCACACCACCCAGGTCGCCTGGTTCTCGCTGATCGTCACCATGGTGTCGACCCTGCTCATCCCGTTCGTCATCAAGGCGGGTGACCGCTACGGACGGCGGCGGATCATGCTCGCCATGATCGGCCTCGGGGTCGTCGGCGACATCGTCGCGGCCATGGCGGGCAGCTTCTGGCTGCTGCTGGTCGGCCGGGGCATCGCCGCTTGTTACGCCCCGTTCGCCGCCCTGTCCTTCCCCGCCGTGCGTGACCTCTTCCCCGCCCGGATGGTGAAGCAGGCCAGCGCGATCCTCGGCGGCAGCATGGGTCTGGTGGGTGTGGTGGGGCCGTTGCTCGCCGGTTGGCTGATCGACGCCGGGGGTTACCGGGCCGCGCTGTGGTTCATCGCCGGGGCGACCGCGGTGGCGTTCGTCCTGGTGGCCCTGCTGGTGCCCGAGACCCCGCGGCACGACTTCCAGAACGGCTTCGACTGGCTGGGCGGAACGCTGCTCGGCGGCGGCCTGACGGCCGTGGTCTACGCGGTCGGCCAGGGAGGGAGCTGGGGCTGGACCAGCGGTGCGACCCTCGGCTGGACGGCCGGCGGACTGCTGGCGCTCGTCGCCTTCGTCCTCGTCGAGCGCAACAGCGCCCATCCGATCCTCGATCTGCGCGTGCTCGGCCGGCGGCCGGTCGCGCTGACCGTGAGCGCCGCGGCCGTGGGCCAGGCCACCGCGCTGGCGATGGCCTCCATGGGCATCCTGCTGGCCCTCTACCCCGCCATCCCCGGGGTCTCCGACGGACTGGGCTGGACCAGCACGCACAACGCGCGGATCGGTCTGACCTGGAACCTGGTCATGCTGGGCACCGGATTCGCCGCCGGCCGGCTGCTGCGCAAGGCCGACGCCCGCCTGCTGTGGGGGGTCGGACTGGGGCTGGGCGCGGCGGGATACGGGCTGATGGGCCTCTTCCACGCCGATGCCACCGAGCTCGTCCTGACGGCGTGTCTGGCCAACCTCGGCACCGGACTCATCGTCTCCATCGCTCCCGTGCTGGTCCTCGGCGTGGTCTCGGTGGAGGAGCAGGGGCAGGGCAGCGGCCTGATGCAGATGCTCTTCAACTTCTTCGGCACGGTCGTCCCCGCCGTGTGCTTCGCCGTCCTCGCCGCGCACAGCACGGTTCTGAAGGGCACCGCCTTCTACCTGGACGCCGGCTACACCTGGGTCTTCTGGACCGGAGCGCTGATCCTGCTGGCGGCGCTGGCGGTGTCCCTGTTCATCCCGGCACCGCGGGATCCGGCGGAGAGCGACGGGGCCCCCGCCTCCTGA
- a CDS encoding winged helix DNA-binding domain-containing protein, with protein MTKTTYPAGPVLGARALNRATLDRQLLLRPSSMSAGAAVEHLLGLQAQNVKPPYYALAARLDGFVPEELSTLMTGREAVRIVSMRSTIHTHTADDCLTLRPFVQPARDRELTYFRKGLTGVDLDRLAALARDLVEAEPRTMKQLREALSAEWPDADPQSLAVAARCRLPLVQVTPRGLWGRSGQVALTTAEHWLGRPAQPAPTADSVVLRYLAAFGPASVKDMQTWAGLTRLRDAFERLRPRLLTFRDEHGVELFDLPDAPRPDPHTPAPPRFLPEFDNLLLSHADRTRVVPAEYWGRSWQGNQAYCTLLVDGFLAGLWKLEQEALVVEPFGTLSRAQRQDVAAEGERMLATMHPGQSYDIRFGTVVRS; from the coding sequence ATGACGAAGACGACGTACCCGGCGGGCCCCGTGCTCGGCGCTCGTGCCCTCAACCGCGCCACTCTCGACCGGCAGTTGCTGCTGCGGCCGTCGTCGATGTCCGCCGGGGCCGCCGTGGAGCATCTGCTCGGGCTCCAGGCGCAGAACGTGAAGCCGCCGTACTACGCGCTGGCCGCCCGTCTCGACGGCTTCGTGCCCGAGGAGTTGTCGACGCTGATGACCGGCCGGGAGGCGGTCCGTATCGTCAGCATGCGTTCCACCATCCACACCCACACCGCCGACGACTGCCTGACGCTCCGGCCGTTCGTCCAGCCCGCCCGCGACCGTGAGCTGACGTACTTCCGCAAGGGCCTCACCGGAGTCGACCTCGACCGGCTCGCCGCCCTCGCCCGCGACCTCGTCGAGGCCGAGCCGCGCACCATGAAGCAGCTGCGCGAGGCCCTCTCCGCCGAGTGGCCGGACGCCGACCCCCAGTCCCTCGCCGTCGCCGCCCGCTGCCGTCTGCCCCTCGTCCAGGTCACCCCGCGCGGACTGTGGGGCAGGAGCGGGCAGGTCGCGCTCACCACCGCCGAGCACTGGCTGGGCCGGCCCGCGCAACCCGCCCCGACGGCGGACTCCGTGGTCCTGCGCTATCTGGCCGCCTTCGGCCCGGCCTCCGTCAAGGACATGCAGACCTGGGCCGGCCTGACCCGGCTGCGCGACGCCTTCGAACGCCTCCGCCCGCGCCTCCTCACCTTCCGGGACGAGCACGGCGTCGAGCTCTTCGACCTCCCCGACGCGCCGCGCCCCGACCCGCACACCCCGGCCCCGCCCCGCTTCCTCCCCGAGTTCGACAACCTCCTCCTCTCCCACGCCGACCGCACCCGGGTCGTCCCGGCCGAGTACTGGGGCCGCTCCTGGCAGGGCAATCAGGCGTACTGCACCCTCCTCGTCGACGGCTTCCTGGCGGGCCTGTGGAAACTGGAGCAGGAAGCCCTGGTCGTCGAGCCCTTCGGCACCCTCAGCAGGGCCC